One Anolis carolinensis isolate JA03-04 chromosome 4, rAnoCar3.1.pri, whole genome shotgun sequence DNA window includes the following coding sequences:
- the LOC100554943 gene encoding fatty acid-binding protein, adipocyte, which yields MEQFLGTWKLVASEKFDDYMKEIGVGFATRKIAGVAKPNVIISCNGDVITIRTESSFKNTELSFKLGEEFDETTADDRKVKSLVTLDNGVLVHLQKWDVKETTLKRKIEDGKLVLECTANGIVSTRVYEKV from the exons ATGGAACAGTTTTTGGGAACTTGGAAGTTGGTTGCCAGTGAAAAATTTGATGACTACATGAAAGAAATTG GTGTGGGCTTTGCCACAAGGAAGATAGCTGGTGTCGCCAAACCCAATGTCATCATCAGTTGCAATGGGGATGTCATAACCATCAGAACAGAAAGTAGTTTCAAGAACACAGAGCTTTCTTTCAAACTGGGGGAAGAATTTGATGAAACCACAGCAGATGACAGGAAAGTAAAG AGTCTTGTGACATTAGACAACGGTGTGTTGGTCCACTTGCAGAAATGGGATGTCAAGGAGACCACACTGAAAAGGAAAATAGAAGATGGAAAGTTGGTTTTG GAATGCACTGCGAATGGCATTGTCTCCACTAGAGTCTATGAGAAAGTATGA
- the LOC100555135 gene encoding myelin P2 protein, producing the protein MCKKFVGSWKLVSSENFDDYMKELGVGLATRKLGSLAKPRLIISVKGDQMTIRTESTFKNIQITFKLGQEFQETTADDRKTKTVVTLERGALVQVQKWNGKESTIRRKIVDGKMVVECIMKSVRCTRVYEKI; encoded by the exons ATGTGCAAGAAATTTGTCGGATCCTGGAAACTTGTTTCTAGTGAAAACTTTGATGATTACATGAAAGAACTGG GGGTGGGTTTGGCCACCAGAAAACTTGGCAGTTTGGCCAAACCCAGACTCATCATCAGTGTGAAGGGTGATCAGATGACAATCAGAACTGAAAGCACCTTCAAAAATATCCAGATCACTTTTAAGTTGGGACAGGAATTTCAGGAGACCACAGCAGACGACAGGAAAACCAAG ACTGTTGTAACCTTAGAAAGAGGTGCACTCGTGCAAGTGCAAAAGTGGAATGGCAAGGAATCAACAATACGAAGGAAAATTGTCgatgggaaaatggtggtg GAATGCATCATGAAAAGTGTGAGATGCACAAGAGTTTATGAGAAAATATGA